In the genome of Diaphorobacter sp. HDW4A, the window CGCCGGCATCTACACCGTGCCGTTCGAGCAGCAATGGGTCAGCCGCATTCATCTGGCATTGAAGGCTGCCGAGGCACGCGGAGAGATCGAATACAAGGCCACGGAAAACGTCGCCAACCCCGACTACGAACGCGTGATGCGCGAGTATGCCAATGGCGGCTCGCAGCTGATCTTCGGTGAGGTGTTCGGCGTCGAGGCCGCAGCGCGCAAAGTCGCCAAGGACTTCCCGAAGATCGCCTTCGTCGCGGGCTCGTCGGGCAAGCCCACGGGCAACAACTTCGCGGTGTTCGACAACTACATCCAGGAGCCTTCGTACCTGTCGGGCATGATTGCGGGCGGCATGACCAAGTCGAACAAGATCGGCCTGGTCGGCGGCTTCCCGATTCCTGAAGTCAACCGCCTGATGAACGCCTTCATGGACGGCGCGCGCTCGGTGAACCCCAAGGTCACCTTCAGCATCACCTTCATCAACAGCTGGTTCGACCCACCAAAGGCCAAAGAAGCCGCCTTCGCGATGGTCGACAAGGGCGCGGACATTCTCTACGCCGAGCGTTTCGGCGTGAGCGATGCGGCCAAGGAACGCAAGGTGCTGGCCATCGGCAACGTGATCAACACGCAGGAGCAGTACCCCGACACCGTGGTCGCCTCCGCACTGTGGAACATGCAGCCGACCGTGGACGAGGCCATCAAGCAGGTGAAGTCCGGCACATTCAAGGCCGCCGATTTCGGCCCGTATTCGATGATGAAGCCGGGCGGCTCGTCGCTCGCGCCACTGGGCACGTTCGAAGCCAAGGTGCCTGCCGATCTGAAGAAGAAGGTGGCTGACAAGCAGGCCGAAATCCTGGCGGGCAAGTACACCGTGAAGGTCAACGACGCACAACCGAAGC includes:
- a CDS encoding BMP family protein encodes the protein MKSLSRRSTLAAAGLIALASLGTSSVFAADKIKVAGIYTVPFEQQWVSRIHLALKAAEARGEIEYKATENVANPDYERVMREYANGGSQLIFGEVFGVEAAARKVAKDFPKIAFVAGSSGKPTGNNFAVFDNYIQEPSYLSGMIAGGMTKSNKIGLVGGFPIPEVNRLMNAFMDGARSVNPKVTFSITFINSWFDPPKAKEAAFAMVDKGADILYAERFGVSDAAKERKVLAIGNVINTQEQYPDTVVASALWNMQPTVDEAIKQVKSGTFKAADFGPYSMMKPGGSSLAPLGTFEAKVPADLKKKVADKQAEILAGKYTVKVNDAQPKP